The Balaenoptera acutorostrata chromosome 13, mBalAcu1.1, whole genome shotgun sequence region GGCATTGATAGTGAGATGGTGTTGTCATCAGTTTCTAGATGCAGGAAAGGAATGATCCTCATCTGTTTCCTGTGGATAAGCAAGAGGTTGATAATCTAGTAAAATCTTGTTACCTTAAAGAAAGCAGACGTGGAATTTGTTTACATAATGCTTGCCAGTTTCTACTTTTATGTTAATAATATAGCTTGCTAGTGAACTTTAGctttgaagaattttaaaatgtatttgatcaTATTCTAATTGCATCTTATTAGAataccccaataatattctttttttttttttttaaacaacaattttttttttttactagcagccttttatttatttatttattttttaagttttatttatttatttatttatttatttatttttggctgtgctgggtcttcggttcgtgcgagggctttctctagttgcggcaagtgggggccactcttcatcgcggtgcggggactgctcttcatcgcggtgcgcgggcctttcactatcgcggcccctcccgttgcggggcacaggctccagacgcgcaggctcagcagctgtggctcacgggcccagctcctccgtggcatgtgggatcttcccagaccagggcttgaacccgtgtcccctgcattagcaggcagattctcaaccactgcgccaccagggaagcccccccaataatattctaaCTGAACCTATTATTCTAATAGAATCACTGTCTCCACCAGGCACACTCCATGGTCTTTACTTGTCTGCCTTTATGAAAAATCTTGCACAGGACAGGAGAGTGAAAAGCTTTTACAATGTCTTCCGATCCTGAATGATAGATTGTTTTGAAAAGCCAGAAAGAGGTTTTACAACCTGTTTGAGAAGGTCTCATTTTCCACTTGAATATTAAGAAAGTGACAGAAGTAAGAGTGTACACTAGCAACAAACATGGTTAAAAAACCACCTAATATAAAGTAGAGTTACTTTATGGATAACTTGCTAAGGTTATATCTGGCTTTCAGGCTTGTTTGTCTTCTCTTTGTTACCCATAAATCTTTCAGCATTTAGCATAATCATTTATCACTTttcctgtttccagtttttcacaaGTTGCTTTGTCTCTGCTCACCTCAAAGTGCAGGTCCTGTTTGGCTAAGGAAGTTCATGCTGCTGAAGCTTTTGCAAAAGGAAGAAATGGTGGGCCACCTCTTGAACTTTCCAAACAAAATACACTATTACAATCTGGCCCTTGTGaaactctcattttttttcttgatcctGGCTGATCCTAGCTACATGTAATATCTAGCAGTACCCTTCTAACATCTAATAATCCATTTTCTGGCCTATGCCATTCGAATCTTACAGTTATTGAAGAAATCCTGGTTGTCTTTTATTACACAAGACATAATTATTATtgtgttttctgtcttctttcatgtgcttactttttaatatttttttgctgCATGCAATAAGGTCTGTATCAATAAGAACCCCATAAAAGATTTTGGTCTTCAGAATTGcctttttatataaaaacaagcaaaatgcagagggaattttttattaaatattagacATCTGGGTTGACTGCATTAATTTTAAATCATTCCTGTaatatttcctcttttcattTGGTCCTTCAGATGCTCACATAATATGCAAATCATTTTAGAATGAACacaaaagaaacattaaatatattaaaatctgcattttaataaaattgtcaATGCATAATATATACCTTGCTTCTAAAGAAGAatgataaaaagtaataaaagggtAATTTAGGCACAGAACTatttaatatctttttatattttacaatccAGTGAAAAGTAAATGTAGAATAAAAGCTTGGGGCTCAGATTTGAAAGTGTTCCACTCaaatattctctccttttttttttttttccctgaaaggtTCTCGTTCGTCCCACCCTGTGTACAGTACTCTCACAGCGGTACAGTAAACTCACTCTTGAACTCTCAACACGGAAAATGAAATGTTCCGATGCTTTCTGTTGCAGATGGAGTGGATGTGGAAGATGACCCCACTTGCTCCTGGCCAGCTTCCTCACCTTCGAGCAAGGACCAGACTTCCCCCAGCCACGGAGAAGGTTGCGATTTTGGAGAGGAAGAAGGTGGCCCTGGACTCCCTTATCCATGCCAGTTCTGTGACAAGTCGTTCAGCCGTCTCAGCTACCTAAAGCACCATGAGCAGAGTCACAGTGACAAGCTGCCTTTCAAATGCACTTACTGCAGTAGGCTGTTCAAACACAAGCGGAGCCGAGATCGCCACATCAAGCTCCACACCGGAGACAAGAAGTACCACTGCAGCGAATGCGATGCCGCGTTCTCCAGAAGTGATCACCTGAAGATCCACTTGAAGACTCACACGTCCAACAAGCCATATAAATGTGCCATTTGTCGCCGTGGGTTCCTGTCCTCGAGCTCCTTACACGGACACATGCAGGTTCACGAAAGGAACAAGGACGGCCCCCAGGGCGGCTCCAGGATGGAAGACTGGAAGATGAAGGACACGCAGAAGTGCAGTCAGTGCGAGGAAGGCTTTGACTTCCCGGAGGACCTCCAGAAGCACATCGCAGAGTGCCACCCCGAGTGCTCCCCCAACGAGGACCGGGCGGCCCTCCAGTGCGTCTACTGCCACGAGCTCTTCGTGGAGGAGGCCTCCCTGATGAACCACATGGAGCAGATGCACGGCGGGGAGAAGAAGAACTCCTGCAGCATCTGCTCCGAGAGCTTTCACACTGTCGAGGAACTGTACAGCCACATGGACGGTCACCAGCAACCAGAGTCCTGCAACCCCAGCAACAGCCCTTCTCTGGTCACGGTGGGCTACACCTCCGTGTCCAGCACGACTCCGGACTCCAACCTCTCAGTGGACAGCTCAACCATGGTGGAGGCCGCCCCGCCCATCCCCAAGAGTCGAGGGAGGAAGCGGGCCTCTCAGCAAACCCCGGACATGACCGTCCCCTCGAGTAAACAGGCAAAAGTCACCTACAGCTGTATTTACTGCAACAAGCAGTTGTTTTCGAGTCTGGCGGTTCTGCAGATTCACCTGAAGACTATGCATTTAGATAAGCCAGAGCAGGCCCACATTTGTCAGTATTGCTTGGAGGTGTTGCCCTCCCTCTATAACCTCAATGAACATCTTAAGCAAGTGCACGAAGCTCAGGACCCAGGTCTGATCGTGTCTGCCATGCCCGCCATAGTCTACCAGTGCAACTTCTGCTCCGAAGTTGTCAACGACCTCAACACCCTTCAGGAACACATCAGATGTTCTCACGGATTCGCCAACCCTGTGGCTAAGGACAGCAACGCTTTTTTCTGTCCCCATTGCTACATGGGGTTCCTCACTGACTCTTCCCTCGAAGAGCATATAAGGCAGGTCCACTGCGACCTCAGTGGCTCCCGATTTGGGTCTCCAGTGCTCGGGACTCCAAAAGAACCAGTCGTAGAAGTCTATTCTTGTTCCTATTGTACAAATTCTCCAATATTCAACAGCGTTCTTAAACTGAACAAGCACATCAAAGAGAATCATAAAAACATTCCCTTGGCCCTGAATTATATTCACAACGGGAAGAAATCCAGGGCCTTGAGCCCCCTCTCTCCTGTGGCCATAGAGCAGACATCTCTTAAGATGATGCAGGCGGTCGGAGGTGCGCCCGCGCGGCCGGCGGGAGAGTATATCTGTAATCAGTGTGGTGCTAAGTACACGTCCCTGGACGGCTTTCAGACTCACCTGAAAACTCATCTCGACACCGTGCTTCCGAAACTGACCTGTCCTCAGTGCAACAAGGAGTTCCCCAACCAAGAATCCCTGCTGAAGCACGTCACCATTCATTTTATGATCACCTCCACGTACTACATCTGTGAGAGTTGTGACAAGCAGTTCACGTCGGTGGACGACCTTCAGAAACACCTGCTGGACATGCACACCTTCGTCTTCTTCCGCTGCACCCTCTGTCAAGAAGTTTTCGACTCGAAGGTCTCCATTCAGCTCCACTTGGCCGTGAAGCACAGTAACGAGAAGAAAGTCTACCGCTGCACGTCCTGCAACTGGGACTTCCGCAACGAGACAGACCTGCAGCTGCACGTGAAGCACAACCACCTGGAGAACCAGGGCAAGGTGCACAAGTGCATCTTCTGTGGCGAGTCCTTCGGCACCGAGGTGGAGCTGCAGTGCCACATCACCACCCACAGCAAGAAGTACAACTGCAAGTTCTGCAGCAAAGCCTTCCACGCCATCATCCTGCTGGAGAAGCACCTGCGGGAGAAGCACTGCGTGTTCGACGCCAAGACGCCCAACTGCGGCGCCAACGGGGCCTCGGAGCAGGTACAGAAGGAGGAGGTGGAGCTGCAGACCCTGCTGACCAACAGCCAGGAGTCCCACAACAGTCACGACGGGAGTGAGGAGGACGTGGACACCTCGGAGCCCATGTACGGCTGCGACATCTGCGGGGCGGCCTACACCATGGAGACCCTGCTGCAGAACCACCAGCTGCGGGACCACAACATCCGGCCCGGGGAGAGCGCCATCGTGAAGAAGAAAGCCGAGCTCATCAAAGGCAACTACAAGTGCAACGTGTGCTCTCGAACCTTCTTCTCGGAAAACGGCCTCCGGGAACACATGCAGACCCACCTGGGCCCCGTCAAACACTACATGTGCCCCATCTGTGGGGAGcgcttcccctccctcttgactCTGACCGAACACAAAGTCACGCACAGTAAGAGCCTCGATACCGGAAACTGCCGCATCTGCAAGATGCCGCTCCAGAGCGAAGAGGAGTTTCTAGAGCATTGCCAAATGCACCCCGACCTGAGGAATTCCCTGACGGGATTTCGCTGTGTGGTCTGCATGCAGACGGTGACCTCAACCTTAGAACTCAAAATCCACGGGACGTTCCACATGCAAAAGACGGGCAACGGGTCTGCGGTCCAGACCACGGGGCGTGGCCAGCATGTCCCCAAACTGTACAAGTGCGCGTCCTGCCTCAAGGAATTCCGTTCCAAGCAAGATCTGGTGAAACTTGACATCAACGGCCTGCCGTATGGTCTGTGTGCCGGCTGCGTGAATCTCAGTAAGAGCGGCAGCCCGGGCATCAGCAACCCTCCCGGCACGAGTCGACCAGGCCTGGGCCAGAATGAGAACCTGAGTGCCATGGAGGGTAAGGGCAAGGCCGGGGCGCTGAAGACGCGCTGTTCCAGCTGCAACGTTAAGTTTGAGTCTGAAAATGAACTCCAGAACCACATCCAAACGGTCCACCGAGAGTTGTTGCCAGACGGCAACAGCACACAGTTGAAAACGCCGCAAGTATCGCCCATGCCCAGAATCAGCCCCTCCCAGTCGGATGAGGTAAACTCGCCTTTTTAATGTTTGTTCTTTAACCTCCTCGAGAATCCGTCTCCACTTTACGTTTACACTTTGCTCAGCTTTATTTATTGTCAGGTGCCGAGAGATGCTTGGATCAAAATGCAGTGGTGTTTTTCCCCCATAGCCATTAGCTAGCAATTACTTGCTTCTCGATAAGCAGCATTTTGGCTTGAATGGTGCAAAATAGGACTAATTCCAGACTCCCTAGGATATTGTCTTCTCTGTGACTGAAGAGACCTGCACTCATGCCAACACTACCTGAGATCTGGAATCTCAGCGTAGCTTCACTGCGAGTTGAAATCCCCAGCTATGACTTGTGTGTATGGCAGAGAGATAATGACATAAAAGTAAGATGCTAGGAGCCAACACTCTGGCTTagagtaaattaaaaagaatatatatatttgtggatAACAAATTGGGTAGGGGTGGCTTTTTAATACCGTGTTGTCAACACTCActgtttctctttgtcttctgGGTAGTGAGGAAGATGTTTCCAACAataggagttttgtttttttttttaaaggaattcctttatttttattatttatttatttattattttttatttttagctgtgttgggtcttcgtttctgtgcaagggctttctctagttgcggcaagcaggggccactcttcatcgcggtgcgcaggcctctcactaccacggcctctcttgttgcggagcataggctctagacgtgcaggctcagtagttgtggctcacgggcccagttgctccgcggcatgtgggatcttcccagaccggggctcgaacctgtgtcccctgcattggcaggcagattctcaaccactgtgccaccagggaagccccacaacaggattttttaaaagcccctacatttattaagcaccacgCGGTCAACATTCGTTTTAAAGGCACTCTCCCCAAGTCTTCGCGCTCTGGGTTTGGGTTCAAAGTGaacatgttttggttttttttcgtAGTTGAAGAGTCGTTTCATGTCTTTTTTCCCATAATGAGTCTGAAAAACAAGTTCATTTACAGTGAAATAGTTTTGTAAGTCATCATTCCTTGAAGCTGAGCAGAGGATGGctcattttattatcatttctttATGCTTTATCACCTGGTTTCTAATAGGTCTCTCCCCTTCCCTACCTGCCCCTATCTGGAGATCCATCCAAATGAAAACCCCAGGGAGACCTATCTCCCTTCAGTCTGGGGTCACTGCCTTTTCCTTATCTTGCCTCTGCACTCACACCCTCTCCAAGGTCCCCCTGCATCTCCCTGCAGATAGCCATCACTCAGCTGGTAGGGGAAAGCTGAGAAGACGAACGCAGAGCCCATCCTCCTGAAATGTGCATCTGTGTGACAGGCAAACTCCCAAACTTTGAAGctgccttccctctctcctcctcaagTAAATCCACACCTTTCTCTCATCTAAATAAACGAAATCCTTTCAAACTGGAAGAACGTTGTTTTGATAATGGCTCATGACTCATGTGTTGGATCAAATCATTTCTTTTGCAACAAATATTTCTAGTTGTAATCATATGAAATGAATTACTTTTTCCAACTTTTTATctcaaaaatgtttaaacttaTAGAAAAGTTAAAGGAATAACACAGTGAACATATGTATGTGTCCGTGTATCCATGTCACAAGTTTATCAGATATGaacattttgttacatttttctctctctttgcaaCCTTTTTAATTAACCTGAGCTACATGAAAGTAAGTTGTAGATAACATATCTCCTAAGAAAAAGGGCATTTTCCTATTTAACCACAATATCATTAGCTCAGGCAATTATTGAAATCAGCTAAAGACATTAAATAAATCCATACTATCATCTATAAGTctatattcagatttccccaaatCTCccccaaatgttttatttttaaatgcttttgaaCAAGAATTCTTACAAAGTGTGTGCAGAAAATTATTCCTCTCTTTTGTCTTGTTATGCTTAACATATATAGAAGAGTTTTTATATTCAGGTTTAATTTAAATAGTATATAAAAGGTGTTTAAAATgaatctctgtgtgtgtatgtgtgtgtgtgtttgtgtgtgtgtgtgtgtgactgtggtGGTACGTGTGCATTTAAAACCAAGCAAAATCTAGCTTTTGTGTCTTAGTAGATTGTTTATGGTAGAGGCAAATGCCTGTTTCTTCTTATCTGTTCATGGTTTAGATTTTCTGATATTTCTAAATTGCTCTATATTATACTACCACTTgaggtgaaatattttaaaaatgaag contains the following coding sequences:
- the ZNF521 gene encoding zinc finger protein 521 isoform X2, whose translation is MSRRKQAKPRSLKDPNCELEDKTEDGEAGDCKKRPEDGEELEDEAVHSCDSCFQVFESLSDITEHKINRCQLTDGVDVEDDPTCSWPASSPSSKDQTSPSHGEGCDFGEEEGGPGLPYPCQFCDKSFSRLSYLKHHEQSHSDKLPFKCTYCSRLFKHKRSRDRHIKLHTGDKKYHCSECDAAFSRSDHLKIHLKTHTSNKPYKCAICRRGFLSSSSLHGHMQVHERNKDGPQGGSRMEDWKMKDTQKCSQCEEGFDFPEDLQKHIAECHPECSPNEDRAALQCVYCHELFVEEASLMNHMEQMHGGEKKNSCSICSESFHTVEELYSHMDGHQQPESCNPSNSPSLVTVGYTSVSSTTPDSNLSVDSSTMVEAAPPIPKSRGRKRASQQTPDMTVPSSKQAKVTYSCIYCNKQLFSSLAVLQIHLKTMHLDKPEQAHICQYCLEVLPSLYNLNEHLKQVHEAQDPGLIVSAMPAIVYQCNFCSEVVNDLNTLQEHIRCSHGFANPVAKDSNAFFCPHCYMGFLTDSSLEEHIRQVHCDLSGSRFGSPVLGTPKEPVVEVYSCSYCTNSPIFNSVLKLNKHIKENHKNIPLALNYIHNGKKSRALSPLSPVAIEQTSLKMMQAVGGAPARPAGEYICNQCGAKYTSLDGFQTHLKTHLDTVLPKLTCPQCNKEFPNQESLLKHVTIHFMITSTYYICESCDKQFTSVDDLQKHLLDMHTFVFFRCTLCQEVFDSKVSIQLHLAVKHSNEKKVYRCTSCNWDFRNETDLQLHVKHNHLENQGKVHKCIFCGESFGTEVELQCHITTHSKKYNCKFCSKAFHAIILLEKHLREKHCVFDAKTPNCGANGASEQVQKEEVELQTLLTNSQESHNSHDGSEEDVDTSEPMYGCDICGAAYTMETLLQNHQLRDHNIRPGESAIVKKKAELIKGNYKCNVCSRTFFSENGLREHMQTHLGPVKHYMCPICGERFPSLLTLTEHKVTHSKSLDTGNCRICKMPLQSEEEFLEHCQMHPDLRNSLTGFRCVVCMQTVTSTLELKIHGTFHMQKTGNGSAVQTTGRGQHVPKLYKCASCLKEFRSKQDLVKLDINGLPYGLCAGCVNLSKSGSPGISNPPGTSRPGLGQNENLSAMEGKGKAGALKTRCSSCNVKFESENELQNHIQTVHRELLPDGNSTQLKTPQVSPMPRISPSQSDEKTYQCIKCQMVFYNEWDIQVHVANHMIDEGLNHECKLCSQTFDSPAKLQCHLIEHSFEGMGGTFKCPVCFTVFVQANKLQQHIFSAHGQEDKIYDCTQCPQKFFFQTELQNHTMTQHSS
- the ZNF521 gene encoding zinc finger protein 521 isoform X1 → MSRRKQAKPRSLKDPNCELEDKTEDGEAGDCKKRPEDGEELEDEAVHSCDSCFQVFESLSDITEHKINRCQLTDGVDVEDDPTCSWPASSPSSKDQTSPSHGEGCDFGEEEGGPGLPYPCQFCDKSFSRLSYLKHHEQSHSDKLPFKCTYCSRLFKHKRSRDRHIKLHTGDKKYHCSECDAAFSRSDHLKIHLKTHTSNKPYKCAICRRGFLSSSSLHGHMQVHERNKDGPQGGSRMEDWKMKDTQKCSQCEEGFDFPEDLQKHIAECHPECSPNEDRAALQCVYCHELFVEEASLMNHMEQMHGGEKKNSCSICSESFHTVEELYSHMDGHQQPESCNPSNSPSLVTVGYTSVSSTTPDSNLSVDSSTMVEAAPPIPKSRGRKRASQQTPDMTVPSSKQAKVTYSCIYCNKQLFSSLAVLQIHLKTMHLDKPEQAHICQYCLEVLPSLYNLNEHLKQVHEAQDPGLIVSAMPAIVYQCNFCSEVVNDLNTLQEHIRCSHGFANPVAKDSNAFFCPHCYMGFLTDSSLEEHIRQVHCDLSGSRFGSPVLGTPKEPVVEVYSCSYCTNSPIFNSVLKLNKHIKENHKNIPLALNYIHNGKKSRALSPLSPVAIEQTSLKMMQAVGGAPARPAGEYICNQCGAKYTSLDGFQTHLKTHLDTVLPKLTCPQCNKEFPNQESLLKHVTIHFMITSTYYICESCDKQFTSVDDLQKHLLDMHTFVFFRCTLCQEVFDSKVSIQLHLAVKHSNEKKVYRCTSCNWDFRNETDLQLHVKHNHLENQGKVHKCIFCGESFGTEVELQCHITTHSKKYNCKFCSKAFHAIILLEKHLREKHCVFDAKTPNCGANGASEQVQKEEVELQTLLTNSQESHNSHDGSEEDVDTSEPMYGCDICGAAYTMETLLQNHQLRDHNIRPGESAIVKKKAELIKGNYKCNVCSRTFFSENGLREHMQTHLGPVKHYMCPICGERFPSLLTLTEHKVTHSKSLDTGNCRICKMPLQSEEEFLEHCQMHPDLRNSLTGFRCVVCMQTVTSTLELKIHGTFHMQKTGNGSAVQTTGRGQHVPKLYKCASCLKEFRSKQDLVKLDINGLPYGLCAGCVNLSKSGSPGISNPPGTSRPGLGQNENLSAMEGKGKAGALKTRCSSCNVKFESENELQNHIQTVHRELLPDGNSTQLKTPQVSPMPRISPSQSDEKKTYQCIKCQMVFYNEWDIQVHVANHMIDEGLNHECKLCSQTFDSPAKLQCHLIEHSFEGMGGTFKCPVCFTVFVQANKLQQHIFSAHGQEDKIYDCTQCPQKFFFQTELQNHTMTQHSS
- the ZNF521 gene encoding zinc finger protein 521 isoform X3 — protein: MSRRKQAKPRSLKDPNCELEDKTEDGEAGDCKKRPEDGEELEDEAVHSCDSCFQVFESLSDITEHKINRCQLTDGVDVEDDPTCSWPASSPSSKDQTSPSHGEGCDFGEEEGGPGLPYPCQFCDKSFSRLSYLKHHEQSHSDKLPFKCTYCSRLFKHKRSRDRHIKLHTGDKKYHCSECDAAFSRSDHLKIHLKTHTSNKPYKCAICRRGFLSSSSLHGHMQVHERNKDGPQGGSRMEDWKMKDTQKCSQCEEGFDFPEDLQKHIAECHPECSPNEDRAALQCVYCHELFVEEASLMNHMEQMHGGEKKNSCSICSESFHTVEELYSHMDGHQQPESCNPSNSPSLVTVGYTSVSSTTPDSNLSVDSSTMVEAAPPIPKSRGRKRASQQTPDMTVPSSKQAKVTYSCIYCNKQLFSSLAVLQIHLKTMHLDKPEQAHICQYCLEVLPSLYNLNEHLKQVHEAQDPGLIVSAMPAIVYQCNFCSEVVNDLNTLQEHIRCSHGFANPVAKDSNAFFCPHCYMGFLTDSSLEEHIRQVHCDLSGSRFGSPVLGTPKEPVVEVYSCSYCTNSPIFNSVLKLNKHIKENHKNIPLALNYIHNGKKSRALSPLSPVAIEQTSLKMMQAVGGAPARPAGEYICNQCGAKYTSLDGFQTHLKTHLDTVLPKLTCPQCNKEFPNQESLLKHVTIHFMITSTYYICESCDKQFTSVDDLQKHLLDMHTFVFFRCTLCQEVFDSKVSIQLHLAVKHSNEKKVYRCTSCNWDFRNETDLQLHVKHNHLENQGKVHKCIFCGESFGTEVELQCHITTHSKKYNCKFCSKAFHAIILLEKHLREKHCVFDAKTPNCGANGASEQVQKEEVELQTLLTNSQESHNSHDGSEEDVDTSEPMYGCDICGAAYTMETLLQNHQLRDHNIRPGESAIVKKKAELIKGNYKCNVCSRTFFSENGLREHMQTHLGPVKHYMCPICGERFPSLLTLTEHKVTHSKSLDTGNCRICKMPLQSEEEFLEHCQMHPDLRNSLTGFRCVVCMQTVTSTLELKIHGTFHMQKTGNGSAVQTTGRGQHVPKLYKCASCLKEFRSKQDLVKLDINGLPYGLCAGCVNLSKSGSPGISNPPGTSRPGLGQNENLSAMEGKGKAGALKTRCSSCNVKFESENELQNHIQTVHRELLPDGNSTQLKTPQVSPMPRISPSQSDEKKTYQCIKCQMVFYNEWDIQVHVANHMIGEVPPRKRGSTLLHRK
- the ZNF521 gene encoding zinc finger protein 521 isoform X4 — its product is MQVHERNKDGPQGGSRMEDWKMKDTQKCSQCEEGFDFPEDLQKHIAECHPECSPNEDRAALQCVYCHELFVEEASLMNHMEQMHGGEKKNSCSICSESFHTVEELYSHMDGHQQPESCNPSNSPSLVTVGYTSVSSTTPDSNLSVDSSTMVEAAPPIPKSRGRKRASQQTPDMTVPSSKQAKVTYSCIYCNKQLFSSLAVLQIHLKTMHLDKPEQAHICQYCLEVLPSLYNLNEHLKQVHEAQDPGLIVSAMPAIVYQCNFCSEVVNDLNTLQEHIRCSHGFANPVAKDSNAFFCPHCYMGFLTDSSLEEHIRQVHCDLSGSRFGSPVLGTPKEPVVEVYSCSYCTNSPIFNSVLKLNKHIKENHKNIPLALNYIHNGKKSRALSPLSPVAIEQTSLKMMQAVGGAPARPAGEYICNQCGAKYTSLDGFQTHLKTHLDTVLPKLTCPQCNKEFPNQESLLKHVTIHFMITSTYYICESCDKQFTSVDDLQKHLLDMHTFVFFRCTLCQEVFDSKVSIQLHLAVKHSNEKKVYRCTSCNWDFRNETDLQLHVKHNHLENQGKVHKCIFCGESFGTEVELQCHITTHSKKYNCKFCSKAFHAIILLEKHLREKHCVFDAKTPNCGANGASEQVQKEEVELQTLLTNSQESHNSHDGSEEDVDTSEPMYGCDICGAAYTMETLLQNHQLRDHNIRPGESAIVKKKAELIKGNYKCNVCSRTFFSENGLREHMQTHLGPVKHYMCPICGERFPSLLTLTEHKVTHSKSLDTGNCRICKMPLQSEEEFLEHCQMHPDLRNSLTGFRCVVCMQTVTSTLELKIHGTFHMQKTGNGSAVQTTGRGQHVPKLYKCASCLKEFRSKQDLVKLDINGLPYGLCAGCVNLSKSGSPGISNPPGTSRPGLGQNENLSAMEGKGKAGALKTRCSSCNVKFESENELQNHIQTVHRELLPDGNSTQLKTPQVSPMPRISPSQSDEKKTYQCIKCQMVFYNEWDIQVHVANHMIDEGLNHECKLCSQTFDSPAKLQCHLIEHSFEGMGGTFKCPVCFTVFVQANKLQQHIFSAHGQEDKIYDCTQCPQKFFFQTELQNHTMTQHSS